One region of Cryptosporidium parvum Iowa II chromosome 4, whole genome shotgun sequence genomic DNA includes:
- a CDS encoding DinB/family X-type DNA polymerase, with product MLNFYELKKSKQLDYSYKDIADDFVNKFNEKMVPRIISLIDMDAFFAQVCHVEYNIPRDKPLAVINNNVVLAVNYPSREKGVNRKMSKEEILSICPEIIIPQNVFLDARGQYLELFNDDNLNMTYQKLSLDIFRKASKMVFTKLKSYLPTCNAQIASIDEIYFDLTNIIQKIFNSIKNYLSNHNHPNFDFDKLKSEICINSINTNILLTRNACNNNLFDFNKIIEILFPEILDEKIMSNIINYDIFNSKDIDNNINYYHLTFQEMCLIFGSILIYRARKRLQEETTYTCSSGIFINKIYSKMISSLKKPNGQTVLLHRWFESYIKDTHILKLRFLGGKLGKCLIEKFPEIQSIKDLQN from the coding sequence atgttaaatttttatgaattaaaaaaatccaAACAATTAGATTATTCATATAAAGATATTGCTGATGattttgttaataaatttaatgaaaaaatggTACcaagaattatttcattaattgataTGGATGCTTTTTTTGCTCAAGTATGTCATGtagaatataatatacCTAGAGATAAACCATTAGctgtaataaataataatgtgGTATTAGCAGTAAATTATCCATCCAGAGAAAAAGGagttaatagaaaaatgtctaaagaagaaatattatcaatatgccctgaaataattatacCCCAAAATGTATTTTTAGATGCTAGAGGtcaatatttggaattatttaatgatgataatttaaatatgacttatcaaaaattatctTTGGATATATTTAGAAAAGCTTCTAAAATGGTTTTTactaaattaaaaagttaCTTACCAACTTGTAATGCTCAAATTGCTtcaattgatgaaatttattttgatttaacaaatattattcaaaaaatatttaattctataaaaaattatttatctaATCATAATCATcctaattttgattttgataaattaaaatctgaaatttgtattaattccattaatacaaatatattattgacACGTAATGcatgtaataataatttatttgattttaataaaataattgaaattttatttcctGAAATATTggatgaaaaaattatgtcaaacataataaattatgatatatttaattcaaaagatattgataataatataaattattatcatttaacTTTTCAAGAAATGTGTCTTATATTTGGTTCAATACTTATATATAGAGCAAGAAAAAGATTACAAGAAGAAACTACTTATACATGTAGTTCAggtatttttattaataagatttattcaaaaatgatatcttcattaaaaaaaccAAATGGACAAACAGTATTATTACATAGATGGTTTGAATcttatattaaagataCTCATATACTTAAATTAAGATTTTTAGGTGGTAAATTAGGTAAATGTCTAATAGAAAAATTCCCAGAAATACAAtctattaaagatttacaAAATTAA
- a CDS encoding archeo-eukaryotic exosomal RNAse (transcripts identified by EST), whose protein sequence is MNNLIVWIFLIHKNLTYFFLFQINFGKSGLKISIFAFITFKAKFINLFFFFFFFLTEKKGIGYLFFFFKNYKFFFLRKFFFFFQIKKKMNEIVNKHGIRQDGRKLTEIRRIKCIINEGNQRGIEDGNVYFEQGQNKLIVSIVGPVPISGNINYTNNNSGVQINCNFRVSPFSSQDRRKRGKNDRFCIESGLIISRTFSSVICDQYSKSQIIINIIILEGDGSVRSAAINATSIALAISGISMKDLIVSATCGLYGKQVLYDLTQSEMESLKGTLLMAIHSTDNDIDTDTENVGNGNSDISPVTIDLNTKLKPEMIEFLMNETFSACKQFSVIIRDFLKNYTCNKYQSIYSK, encoded by the coding sequence ATGAATAATCTAATTGTTtggatttttttaattcataaaaatttaacatatttttttctattccaaattaattttggtAAGAGTGgattaaaaatttcaatattcgCTTTCATAACTTTTAAGGCAAAGTTtataaatttgtttttttttttttttttttttttaacagaaaaaaaaggtaTCGGgtatcttttttttttttttaaaaattacaaatttttttttttgcgtaaatttttttttttttttcaaataaaaaaaaaaatgaatgaAATTGTGAATAAACATGGAATACGTCAAGATGGAAGAAAATTAACAGAAATTAGACGAATTAAATGTATAATAAATGAAGGAAATCAAAGAGGAATTGAAGATGGAAATGTTTATTTTGAACAAGgtcaaaataaattaattgtatCAATTGTAGGTCCGGTACCTATTTCAggtaatataaattatacaaataataattcaggagttcaaataaattgtaATTTTAGAGTATCACCATTCAGTAGTCAAgatagaagaaaaagaggaaAGAATGATCGATTTTGTATTGAAAGTggattaattatttcaagaaCTTTTTCTTCAGTTATTTGTGatcaatattcaaaatctcaaataattattaatattataatattagaagGAGATGGTAGTGTAAGATCTGCTGCTATTAATGCTACATCAATAGCATTAGCTATTTCTGGTATTTCTATGAAAGATTTAATAGTTTCTGCTACATGTGGATTATATGGGAAACAAGTACTTTATGACTTAACACAATCTGAAATGGAAAGTCTTAAAGGTACATTATTAATGGCAATTCATAGTACTGATAATGATATTGATACAGATACTGAAAATGTTGGTAATGGTAATAGTGATATATCTCCTGTTacaattgatttaaatacaAAACTTAAGCCTGAAAtgattgaatttttaatgaatgaGACTTTTTCTGCTTGTAAACAATTTTCTGTTATAATTCGAgattttcttaaaaattataCTTGTAATAAATACCAAAgtatttattcaaaatga
- a CDS encoding RPN2/26s proteasome regulatory subunit, with product MTQVMTDSVSLNGMGRLSSVSGYALLLDDDSVELKEYALRELNTVVDGHWYEMAEYLGSIESCFEDEMFPNREQAALLASKIYFHMEDYDEALRYLLSSYRLFDPLENSSFSESMVVKCIDEFIKVCKTHYNNINNNSDSDTYTDININELDPRLEEIVSDLISRSTSNGKFLNAMGIVLEARRSDLLIKILKQVLEIINIENLGQFCDQCLNLIRYLDSNDFRMKSYKILIKLIEDKAECIEDSPCLRTYCECLCEIKDSEKLSNILINLANNSNKNFSKAYSIAFIIKDYENISLLKEVINKIDLYLIGMITNSSKEGEEECKDVKTENQNPNNNDNKLVKVKSILTGEIVSELNLRFLHLNNQPDLGILEHIKNNCDQRSTISHTALVMSHGLMQAGTTCDVFLRNNLEWLGKATHWSRFSTAASLGVIHMGHIKEALKVLSTCLPSSGNTNSTNSNNSGNTLGGQYSEGGSFFALGLINAGYMDQKSREYLLEKLKNPQRNEVLQHGASLGLGLMGFGSCDAELYDELRNVLYMDNAVAGEAAAYSIGLVMFGSGCKKTIGDLLSYAKDTQHEKIVRACSVALGFVMYSRGGEEADELFQQLNSDSEHFIRYGAMHVLGLAYCGTGNQFAMEKLLQIIVSELSDDNKRAAVFALGLVMCRNTQQIPQVFSLLCDSYNPHVRYAAALTLGITCCGMESPKVTAILKSMTTDSSDIVRQAAYIGLGLLLMQQNESSNDKLSCTRQQMIKAATDKHEHIATRFGAILGLGLMDSGGRNVKASLFSRNGESLRPQSAAGFSLFFQFWFWFPLVHCISLSYVPTCIVGLDDQFRVPKSFSMKCNSSKEKFDYPKSFSLDKIEDKKVVVTAVLSTASKKKLKKQKATGTDTTNDNKDSNSSSSPLSTSKQVVEEEKSSNETGNNLKDGADTEMNIDEKIEKEEVEMTLDTDDSRNKNDFDKESSSFVLNNPFRVIKPQEQFLELIPNSRYSPVLPLQKSGFIILNDNTPLEQEEYVFTVGQDTNKDNSATSEVKNETTKEEEESKEKKENNEDERMSDNDNGKSEEMVPPETFEWQG from the coding sequence ATGACACAAGTAATGACTGACTCAGTCTCATTAAATGGTATGGGAAGACTAAGCTCAGTATCAGGCTATGCACTATTACTTGATGATGATTCTGTAGAGTTAAAAGAATATGCTTTAAGAGAGCTGAATACAGTAGTTGATGGGCATTGGTATGAGATGGCAGAATATTTAGGTTCAATAGAAAGTTGttttgaagatgaaatGTTCCCAAATAGAGAACAAGCAGCACTTTTAGCTTCTAAGATATACTTTCATATGGAAGATTATGACGAAGCTTTAAGGTATCTATTAAGTAGTTACAGATTATTTGATCCATTAGAAAATAGCTCATTCTCAGAATCAATGGTAGTTAAATGTattgatgaatttattaaagtatGTAAGACtcattataataatatcaataataattcagatTCTGATACTTATActgatataaatattaatgaactAGATCCAAGATTAGAAGAAATAGTATCTGATTTAATTTCTAGAAGTACTTCCAATGggaaatttttgaatgcAATGGGAATTGTATTAGAAGCAAGAAGAAGTGATTTACTGATAAAAATCTTAAAACAagtattagaaataatcaATATCGAGAATTTGGGTCAATTTTGTGATCAATGTCTAAACTTAATTCGTTACTTAGATTCAAATGATTTTCGTATGAAAAGTTATAAAATACTTATTAAGTTGATTGAAGATAAAGCTGAGTGTATTGAAGATAGTCCATGCTTAAGAACTTATTGTGAATGTCTTTgtgaaattaaagatagTGAGAAACTTTCTAATATTCTGATAAATCTtgcaaataattcaaataagaaTTTTTCCAAAGCATATTCAATCGCATTTATCATCAAAGATTAcgaaaatatttctttattgaaggaagtaataaataagattgatctttatttgattgGTATGATCACAAATTCTTCTAAAGAGGGAGAAGAAGAATGCAAAGATGTGAAAACTGAGAAtcaaaatccaaataataatgataataaacTAGTAAAAGTGAAGAGTATTCTTACAGGAGAAATAGTTTCTGAATTGAATTTACGATTCCTTCATTTAAATAACCAACCTGATCTTGGAATATTGGAACACATCAAAAATAACTGTGATCAAAGATCAACAATTTCACATACAGCTCTTGTAATGTCTCATGGTTTAATGCAAGCTGGCACTACTTGCGATGTATTTCTTAGAAATAACTTAGAATGGCTTGGAAAAGCTACTCATTGGTCAAGATTCTCAACTGCTGCATCATTAGGAGTTATTCATATGGGGCATATCAAAGAAGCATTGAAAGTGCTTTCTACTTGCTTGCCAAGTAGTGGAAATACCAACAGTACAAATTCGAATAATAGCGGAAATACTTTAGGGGGTCAATATAGTGAAGGTGGTTCATTTTTTGCTCTTGGATTAATAAATGCAGGTTACATGGATCAAAAGTCTAGAGAATACCTTTTGGAAAAACTGAAGAATCCTCAAAGAAATGAAGTTCTTCAACATGGAGCAAGCTTGGGATTAGGATTAATGGGTTTTGGATCATGTGACGCAGAACTATATGATGAATTACGTAATGTATTATATATGGATAATGCTGTTGCTGGGGAAGCTGCAGCCTATAGTATTGGATTAGTTATGTTTGGATCTGGATGCAAAAAAACAATAGGGGACTTACTTTCATATGCAAAAGATACCCAACACGAGAAGATTGTAAGAGCTTGCTCTGTTGCTTTAGGTTTTGTAATGTACTCTCGAGGCGGAGAGGAAGCAGATGAGCTTTTTCAACAACTAAACTCTGACAGTGAGCATTTTATTAGATATGGAGCAATGCATGTTCTTGGACTTGCTTACTGTGGAACTGGAAACCAATTTGCAATGGAGAAGCTACtacaaataattgtttCAGAGCTTTctgatgataataaaagagCTGCAGTATTTGCACTAGGTCTGGTTATGTGTAGAAATACTCAACAAATTCCTCaagttttttctttattatgCGACAGTTATAACCCACATGTCAGATATGCTGCTGCCCTCACTTTAGGCATTACCTGCTGTGGAATGGAATCACCCAAAGTCACAGCAATTCTCAAATCCATGACTACTGATTCATCTGATATTGTCAGGCAAGCTGCATATATAGGGCTCGGACTCCTTTTAATGCAGCAAAACGAATCCTCTAATGACAAACTTTCATGCACACGTCAACAAATGATTAAGGCGGCAACTGATAAGCATGAGCATATAGCCACCAGATTTGGCGCCATATTGGGTTTAGGTTTGATGGATTCGGGAGGAAGAAATGTCAAAGCTTCTTTGTTTTCAAGAAATGGAGAGAGTTTACGCCCACAATCAGCGGCAggtttttctttatttttccaGTTTTGGTTTTGGTTTCCTCTGGTACACTGTATTTCTCTATCATATGTCCCAACTTGTATTGTGGGGTTGGATGATCAGTTTAGGGTACCAAAGAGCTTTAGTATGAAATGTAACTCGTCTAAAGAGAAATTTGATTATCCAAAGTCCTTCTCTCTTGATAAGATTGAAGATAAGAAGGTTGTTGTCACTGCCGTACTTTCTACTGCTTCtaagaagaaattaaaaaagcaAAAGGCCACTGGCACCGACACAacaaatgataataaagataGCAATAGCTCCTCTTCTCCATTATCTACTTCAAAACAGGTAGTTGAGGAAGAGAAAAGTAGTAATGAAActggaaataatttgaaagatGGAGCAGACACCGAGATgaatattgatgaaaagatagaaaaagaagaggtTGAGATGACCTTAGATACAGATGATTCAAGAAATAAGAATGATTTTGATAAAGAATCGAGCTCTTTTGTACTAAACAATCCATTTAGAGTAATAAAACCACAAGAACAATTTTTGGAGTTGATTCCCAACTCTAGGTACTCACCTGTTCTTCCTTTACAAAAGTCTGGATTTATCATACTAAATGATAATACGCCATTGGAACAAGAAGAGTATGTCTTTACTGTTGGACAAGATACCAATAAAGATAATAGTGCTACTTCCGAAGTGAAGAATGAAACTACaaaagaggaagaagaatccaaagaaaagaaggaaaATAATGAGGATGAGAGAATGTCCGACAATGATAATGGAAAATCGGAAGAAATGGTTCCCCCTGAAACATTTGAATGGCAGGGATAA
- a CDS encoding signal peptide plus transmembrane domain or GPI anchor, proline rich, acidic stretches → MRVGKIGKSLLILVLSLYFLILSLDLSFINGDNFGIGIKLVKCDSEFEKNKSEGSESLELGLELLKNTIGKAKVESGNGFGDKNKELSTMDGSIKSTLTESENFDDSEKSTSGSFGGENFEKDDSSVSEDSANKLGFLSQSLGPTFGRDENSNDSEVDSATADKVIKDKMKKIKEFDYSSRESEEEEDDDDDDDFDIKKNNNLNQEKKNMSINNSNQKMVNNGPKLIFNNLNEPKTGLNNYSNTKTNVNNKDNLPTFYYPGGTGISQPDIYNLPFGTNSAFSANQNVIHPKPTMKMNNIQQSGGIAINNVGFVNQRSLSTNQIQNQNVIKSMPKSQPKTVILQTVPITQPKPKPKPKQIVTQTAPKQQPKTILIQTVPITKPKPKPKPKQTVTQTAPKQQPKTILIQTVPITQPKPKPKLKPKQNVIKSVPKSQPKTVILQTVPITQPKPKPKPKQIVTQTAPKQQPKTILIQTVPITQPKPKPKPVMTQAVPVPQPKPAMVQPVPVPMPMPMPMPMPIPQQRQIMAQPVPVPVPVPQPRQTMVQPITVPVPQPRQTMVQPVTQPNTLMLYTVPVRKTRPIKAQTVPKPQPKTIILQALTKAKPKRTSSHQTNAANIISNNTKLRRNEPFLLIKDPSLRYGPNVKRKTPRKRIIPIFIKNRTPRKASNNILESDIITKKKSKVSNPKGEESEIEESDNDDNNDDSDDSSDDDDNDDYIKLIRVHKKSKQNNNKRNVKYIYKDIIHKPKYINANQLQNGRVNSHMQGQYLSHANNNMSGQKPQYGIPMFPMAPNPGQLQNGQRMINQGMRESDDDMGSFQSNSINAYKDTQPWYLQSTFIFSFVGIIFLLIAGAIAIFYIAA, encoded by the coding sequence ATGAGGGTTGGGAAAATAGGTAAAtcactattaatattggtaCTATCATTGTATTTCCTGATATTGAGTTTGgatttatcatttattaatgGAGATAATTTTGGAATCGGTATAAAATTAGTAAAATGTGattcagaatttgaaaaaaataaaagtgaAGGCTCAGAAAGTCTTGAACTTGGATTGGAATTGTTAAAAAATACAATAGGAAAAGCAAAAGTTGAATCAGGAAATGGATTTGgtgataaaaataaagagtTATCAACGATGGATGGATCAATAAAGAGCACATTAACTGAATCagaaaattttgatgattCAGAAAAAAGTACTAGTGGTAGTTTTGGTGGAgagaattttgaaaaagatgATTCATCTGTATCAGAAGATTCAGCCAATAAACTAGGATTTTTATCTCAAAGTTTAGGACCTACTTTTGGCCGTGATGAAAATAGTAATGATTCTGAAGTAGATTCAGCAACAGCAgataaagttattaaagataaaatgaagaaaataaaagaatttgattattcCAGTAGAGAAagtgaagaagaagaagatgatgatgatgatgacgattttgatataaaaaagaataataatttaaatcaagagaaaaagaatatgtcaataaataattctaatcAAAAAATGGTTAATAATGGTCcaaaattgatatttaataatttaaatgaacCAAAGACTggattaaataattattctaaTACTAAAACaaatgttaataataaagacaACTTACctactttttattatccTGGAGGTACTGGGATATCTCAACCTGATATCTACAATTTACCTTTTGGTACAAATTCAGCATTTTCTGCAAATCAGAATGTAATTCATCCAAAACCAacaatgaaaatgaataatattcaacAATCTGGTGGGATTgctattaataatgttgGTTTTGTTAATCAAAGATCACTTTCTAcaaatcaaattcaaaatcaaaatgtTATAAAATCAATGCCTAAGTCACAACCAAAAACAGTTATATTACAAACAGTACCTATAACACAGCCAAAACCTAAACCAAAACCAAAACAAATAGTAACTCAAACAGCACCTAAACAACAACCAAAAAcaattttaatacaaaCAGTACCTATAACAAAACCAAAACCAAAACCAAAACCGAAACAAACAGTAACTCAAACAGCACCTAAACAACAACCAAAAAcaattttaatacaaaCAGTACCTATAACACAACCAAAGCCGAAACCGAAACTAAAACCAAAACAAAATGTTATAAAATCAGTGCCTAAGTCACAACCAAAAACAGTTATATTACAAACAGTACCTATAACACAGCcaaaacctaaacctaaaccgAAACAAATAGTAACTCAAACAGCACCTAAACAACAACCAAAAAcaattttaatacaaaCAGTACCTATAACACAGCCTAAACCAAAACCAAAACCAGTTATGACTCAAGCTGTACCAGTACCACAACCAAAACCAGCTATGGTTCAACCTGTACCTGTACCTATGCCTATGCCTATGCCTATGCCTATGCCTATACCACAGCAAAGACAAATTATGGCTCAACCTGTACCCGTACCTGTACCTGTGCCACAACCAAGACAAACTATGGTTCAACCTATAACTGTACCTGTACCACAGCCAAGACAAACTATGGTTCAACCTGTAACACAACCAAACACCCTCATGCTATATACAGTACCTGTAAGAAAGACAAGACCAATTAAAGCGCAAACAGTACCTAAGCCACAACCAAAAACAATTATATTACAAGCATTAACAAAAGCAAAACCTAAACGAACTTCTTCACATCAAACTAATGCAGCAAACATCATTTCAAACAATACAAAATTAAGAAGAAATGAACctttcttattaattaaagatcCATCATTAAGATATGGACCAAATGTTAAGAGAAAAACTCCACGAAAAAGGATAATTCCTATTTTCATTAAGAATAGAACTCCAAGAAAagcttcaaataatatactAGAATctgatattattacaaaaaagaaatcaaaGGTATCTAACCCTAAAGGCGAAGAATCTGAAATAGAGGAAAGCGATAATGATGACAATAATGATGATAGTGACGATAGTAGTGATGACgatgataatgatgattatATTAAGTTAATTCGTGTTCATAAAAAATCTAAacaaaacaataataagagaaatgttaaatatatatataaagatattattcATAAACCCAAGTATATAAATGCAAACCAATTACAAAATGGGCGCGTAAACTCCCACATGCAAGGCCAATATTTATCGCatgcaaataataatatgtCAGGCCAGAAACCACAATATGGTATACCAATGTTCCCTATGGCGCCAAATCCTGGTCAATTACAGAATGGCCAGAGAATGATAAATCAAGGTATGAGAGAAAGTGATGATGATATGGGAAGTTTTCAaagtaattcaattaatgcCTATAAAGACACTCAGCCTTGGTATCTTCAGTCAACATTTATTTTCTCATTTGTTggtataatatttttattaattgctGGTGCAATtgcaatattttatattgcagcttaa